Proteins from a single region of Primulina tabacum isolate GXHZ01 chromosome 5, ASM2559414v2, whole genome shotgun sequence:
- the LOC142545574 gene encoding uncharacterized protein LOC142545574 isoform X2, with product MMGKRKRGADINKTPPPSGLMQHYEERQLKQKSSDQPDTSATRHAPSIMDVTGSSLTRPQGHQSPQNQNHGASRGISLRHSRHYLDHNYSRRGSINHTNASPSDWKGSPVLDTTKLSFKLAKCRELMFHKLKRIRARSLTSNAESNYTRKMECGICQKRLRKKSFNFDNSNSSSELSVVGVLVCGHVYHADCLELKTIPEDMQDPPCPICKRQL from the exons ATGATGGGAAAAAGGAAGAGAGGGGCTGATATTAATAAAACGCCGCCACCGTCAG GTTTAATGCAACATTACGAAGAACGTCAGTTGAAACAG AAATCTTCGGACCAACCAGATACCAGTGCTACTCGGCATGCACCATCCATCATGGATGTTACGGGAAGTTCTCTTACTAGACCACAAGGCCACCAATCACCTCAAAATCAAAATCATGGTGCTAGCCGTGGAATATCATTGAGACATTCTCGTCATTACTTGGATCACAATTATTCTAGACGAGGCTCGATTAACCACACCAATGCATCTCCGTCTGATTGGAAGGGTTCTCCCGTACTTGATACAACAAAGCTATCCTTTAAACTGGCCA AATGTAGGGAGTTGATGTTCCATAAACTCAAAAGAATTCGGGCAAGATCGTTGACATCAAATGCAGAATCCAACTATACGAGAAAAATGGAATGCGGGATATGCCAGAAGCGATTGAGAAAGAAGTCCTTTAATTTTGATAACTCTAACTCGTCCAGTGAGCTCTCAGTTGTTGGTGTTTTAGTTTGTGGCCATGTTTATCATGCCGACTGCCTGGAATTGAAAACGATCCCCGAAGACATGCAGGATCCACCTTGTCCAATATGCAAACGCCAGTTATAA
- the LOC142545574 gene encoding uncharacterized protein LOC142545574 isoform X1 yields the protein MMGKRKRGADINKTPPPSGLMQHYEERQLKQKSSDQPDTSATRHAPSIMDVTGSSLTRPQGHQSPQNQNHGASRGISLRHSRHYLDHNYSRRGSINHTNASPSDWKGSPVLDTTKLSFKLASKDHSSFRYMECRELMFHKLKRIRARSLTSNAESNYTRKMECGICQKRLRKKSFNFDNSNSSSELSVVGVLVCGHVYHADCLELKTIPEDMQDPPCPICKRQL from the exons ATGATGGGAAAAAGGAAGAGAGGGGCTGATATTAATAAAACGCCGCCACCGTCAG GTTTAATGCAACATTACGAAGAACGTCAGTTGAAACAG AAATCTTCGGACCAACCAGATACCAGTGCTACTCGGCATGCACCATCCATCATGGATGTTACGGGAAGTTCTCTTACTAGACCACAAGGCCACCAATCACCTCAAAATCAAAATCATGGTGCTAGCCGTGGAATATCATTGAGACATTCTCGTCATTACTTGGATCACAATTATTCTAGACGAGGCTCGATTAACCACACCAATGCATCTCCGTCTGATTGGAAGGGTTCTCCCGTACTTGATACAACAAAGCTATCCTTTAAACTGGCCAGTAAGGACCATTCTAGCTTTCGATACATGG AATGTAGGGAGTTGATGTTCCATAAACTCAAAAGAATTCGGGCAAGATCGTTGACATCAAATGCAGAATCCAACTATACGAGAAAAATGGAATGCGGGATATGCCAGAAGCGATTGAGAAAGAAGTCCTTTAATTTTGATAACTCTAACTCGTCCAGTGAGCTCTCAGTTGTTGGTGTTTTAGTTTGTGGCCATGTTTATCATGCCGACTGCCTGGAATTGAAAACGATCCCCGAAGACATGCAGGATCCACCTTGTCCAATATGCAAACGCCAGTTATAA
- the LOC142545576 gene encoding pyrophosphate-energized vacuolar membrane proton pump produces MGESTLLPDLATEIIIPLCAVVGIVFALFQWLLVSKVKLSADKSSSGDGKNGFSESLIEEEEGANEHAIVRKCAEIQSAISEGATSFLFTEYKYVGIFMVAFAILVFLFLGSVEGFSTKSQSCTFDSTKLCKPALATAVFSTVSFLLGGITSLVSGFLGMKIATYANARTTLEARKGVGKAFIVAFRSGAVMGFLLAANGLLVLYIIINLFKLYYGDDWEGLFEAITGYGLGGSSMALFGRVGGGIYTKAADVGADLVGKVERNIPEDDPRNPAVIADNVGDNVGDIAGMGSDLFGSYAESSCAALVVASISSFGINHDLTAMLYPLLVSAVGILVCLLTTLFATDFFEVKAVNEIEPALKKQLIISTVLMTVGIALVSFIALPSSFTIFNFGTQKDVKSWQLFLCVAVGLWAGLIIGFITEYYTSNAYSPVQDVADSCRTGAATNIIFGLALGYKSVIIPIFAIAVSIFVSFTFAAMYGIAVAALGMLSTIATGLAIDAYGPISDNAGGIAEMAGMSHRIRERTDALDAAGNTTAAIGKGFAIGSAALVSLALFGAFVSRAAISTVDVLTPKVFIGLIVGAMLPYWFSAMTMKSVGSAALKMVEEVRRQFNTIPGLMEGTAKPDYATCVKISTDASIREMVPPGALVMLTPLIVGIFFGVETLSGVLAGSLVSGVQIAISASNTGGAWDNAKKYIEAGASEHAQTLGPKGSDPHKAAVIGDTVGDPLKDTSGPSLNILIKLMAVESLVFAPFFATHGGLLFKIF; encoded by the exons ATGGGTGAGTCGACGCTGCTTCCGGATCTCGCCACTGAAATCATCATCCCCCTCTGCGCGGTCGTGGGCATCGTCTTCGCCCTCTTCCAATGGCTGCTGGTTTCGAAGGTGAAGCTTTCAGCTGATAAATCTAGCTCCGGCGACGGCAAGAATGGGTTCAGCGAATCTCTCATAGAGGAGGAAGAAGGCGCCAATGAGCATGCTATTGTTCGGAAATGCGCCGAAATCCAATCAGCCATCTCTGAAG GTGCAACATCATTTCTATTTACCGAGTACAAGTATGTTGGCATTTTCATGGTTGCTTTTGCCATATTGGTCTTCCTTTTCCTTGGTTCTGTGGAAGGATTCAGTACAAAGAGCCAATCATGTACGTTTGACAGCACCAAATTGTGCAAGCCAGCTCTAGCAACAGCTGTCTTTAGTACCGTATCATTTCTTCTTGGTGGCATCACATCTTTGGTTTCTGGATTTCTTGGAATGAAAATTGCCACTTATGCCAATGCCCGAACTACATTGGAGGCTAGGAAGGGTGTTGGAAAGGCTTTCATAGTTGCATTTAGGTCTGGTGCAGTCATGGGTTTCCTCCTTGCGGCAAATGGCCTTTTAGTTTTGTACATTATCATCAACCTTTTCAAGTTATACTATGGTGATGACTGGGAAGGCCTGTTTGAGGCTATAACTGGTTATGGACTTGGGGGATCTTCAATGGCTCTCTTTGGCAGAGTTGGTGGAGGTATCTATACGAAAGCTGCCGATGTAGGGGCCGATCTCGTGGGCAAAGTTGAAAGGAACATTCCAGAGGACGACCCTAGGAATCCTGCT GTCATTGCAGATAATGTCGGAGACAATGTAGGGGATATTGCTGGTATGGGATCTGATCTATTTGGTTCATATGCAGAATCCTCCTGTGCGGCCCTTGTTGTGGCTTCAATCTCATCTTTTGGGATCAATCATGACTTGACTGCTATGTTATATCCTCTATTGGTCAGCGCCGTTGGAATTCTTGTTTGTTTGTTGACCACCTTGTTTGCAACTGATTTCTTTGAAGTCAAGGCTGTCAACGAAATCGAGCCAGCATTGAAGAAGCAACTTATCATCTCCACTGTATTGATGACAGTTGGTATTGCTCTTGTCAGTTTCATTGCCCTTCCGTCCTCCTTCACGATATTTAATTTTGGAACCCAGAAAGATGTCAAAAGCTG GCAATTGTTCTTATGTGTTGCTGTTGGTTTGTGGGCTGGTCTGATCATTGGATTTATCACAGAGTACTATACAAGCAATGCTTATAG TCCTGTGCAAGATGTTGCCGACTCTTGCCGTACTGGAGCAGCCACCAATATTATTTTTGGCCTTGCATTGGGATACAAATCAgttattattccaatttttgCCATAGCAGTTAGCATTTTTGTCAGTTTTACCTTTGCTGCAATGTACGGGATTGCTGTGGCTGCCCTTGGAATGCTTAGCACCATAGCCACTGGTCTTGCTATTGATGCGTATGGCCCCATCAGCGATAATGCTGGTGGTATTGCTGAGATGGCAGGCATGAGTCACAGAATTCGAGAAAGAACTGATGCCCTTGATGCGGCAGGAAACACCACTGCAGCTATCGGGAAG GGATTTGCGATCGGTTCCGCTGCTCTAGTGTCTCTTGCACTCTTTGGAGCATTTGTGAGCCGTGCTGCCATCTCAACCGTAGATGTTTTGACCCCAAAAGTTTTCATCGGTTTAATAGTTGGTGCTATGCTTCCTTACTGGTTCTCGGCAATGACCATGAAGAGCGTCGGCAGTGCTGCTCTGAAGATGGTTGAAGAAGTGCGTCGGCAATTTAATACTATCCCTGGTCTTATGGAAGGCACCGCAAAGCCGGACTATGCAACTTGTGTTAAGATATCCACTGATGCGTCAATCAGAGAAATGGTCCCTCCTGGCGCTCTTGTCATGCTCACACCCCTTATTGTCGGTATTTTCTTTGGTGTGGAAACTCTTTCAGGTGTTCTTGCTGGATCTCTCGTCTCTGGTGTTCAG ATCGCCATCTCTGCCTCCAACACCGGCGGTGCTTGGGATAACGCCAAGAAATACATCGAG GCCGGTGCCTCAGAGCATGCTCAAACTCTCGGTCCTAAAGGATCTGATCCGCACAAGGCTGCTGTAATCGGGGATACAGTCGGCGATCCTCTTAAGGACACGTCTGGGCCCTCGTTGAACATTCTTATCAAGCTTATGGCTGTAGAATCGCTGGTATTCGCCCCGTTCTTTGCCACACATGGTGGTTTGCTCTTCaagattttctga